Genomic segment of Clostridium sp. Marseille-P299:
CTACTTTTAATGATATTTTTAAATCAAAATTCACGGAGAATATAACATCTTTTAGTTTAATGGATACAGTAATCGCTATGGTATTGGCGTTTTTAGTAGGAGTCTTTATTTTCTATGTTTATAAGAAAACTTTTAATGGAGTTATGTATTCCACAAGTTTTGGGGTGTCCTTAATTGCGATGACATTGATTACAACATTTGTAATTTTAGCAGTAACTTCAAATGTTGTTCTTTCTTTAGGTATGGTTGGTGCACTTTCTATCGTACGTTTTAGAGCAGCCATTAAAGAGCCACTTGATATTGCATTTTTATTCTGGGCAATTGCAACAGGTATCGTATTAGGTGCGGGAATGATTCCTCTAGCAGTTATGGGTGCTGTATTAATCGGACTTATCATGATGATATTTGTAAATAAAAAACCATCTGACAACCCATATATTATGGTAATTAATTGTGAAAATGATGCAGCTGAAAAGCTTGTACTTGATGAATTAAAAGACAATGTAAAGAAACAGGTAGTAAAATCAAAAACAGTTTCTAAGCAAGGAATAGAATTAACAGTTGAAGTTCGTTTAAAAGATATGACGACAGAATTTGTGAATCATATCTCTGCTCAAAAGGGAGTAACAAATGTTGTATTAGTAAGTTATAACGGAGATTACATGGGCTAATCAAGATAGAAGAAAGGGTGTGAACTAATGAAAAAGGAGAAAATTGTGAATCGTATTGCGGTTCTTGGTATCGTTATAGCACTCATCTTTTCCTTGGTATTGGTGTACTTTCCGGAGATTTTTAAACTAGAAGAGGCTTCTATTAACTTTTCCTATGAGGATGAACTGTTTGATAAAACTAAAATAATGACTGTGGATATCCAAATGGATGAAGATGATTGGCAAGATATGCTAGATAATGCAATTAGCGAAGAATACTATACTTGCGACATCGTAGTAAATGGAGTAACTTATAAAAATGTTGGTATTCGTCCAAAAGGTAATACAAGTCTTTCTCAGGTGTATTCGGATGACACTACAGACCGTTATAGTTTTAAAGTGGAATTTGATCACTATGTAGATAATCAGACATGCAATGGGTTGGATAAACTAGTTTTAAATAATTTAATGTCTGATGCTACTTACATGAAAGAATATATTTCATATGATATCATGAGTTATTTAGGGGTTCCTAGTTCTCTATATGCTTATGCAAGTATTTCAGTAAACGGTGAAAACTGGGGATTATATCTTGCATTAGAAGGCATGGAAGAATCTTTTGCAGAAAGAAATTTCGGAAGTTCCTATGGAAATTTATATAAGCCAGAAGGTTCCCTTGGTATGGGCGGAAATAAAGAAAATTTTGATAAAGCAGATATGAATTTTGAACTACCAAATGCAGTGGATGATAGTACAGGGCAAGCTCAAAGTGAAACGCAAGGAAATAAAACAGATGCTCCATCGGACACATCTGTAATGACAGAATCTGATAATCCGACTGGCCTTTCAACGGAAGCTGGCACAGATATTCAAGAGAAAACATCTGACTCAGAAAAGCAGTCAGAAACTCAAACAGAAGCATCAGATTCTGAAAAAGAGTCGGGAATTCAAACAGAAGCATCAGATTCTGAAAAAGAGTCGGGAACTCAAGGAGAGACATTAGATTCGAAGAATCAGTCAGAAAATCCACAAACAGATAAAGAAAATCAATCGACAGACCAATTCCCTCAAGGAGGAAGGTTTACTCAAAATGGTGAATTCCCTCAAAACGGAGAGTTTTCTCAAAAAGGAAATGGCGGTTTTGGAGGTGGAATGAACTCTAGCAGTGGTGGAGAAGATCTTGCCTATGTGGATGACGAGATTAGCAGTTACAGTACTATTTTTGAATCTTCCGTCTTTGATACGACGGACGAGGATTATAAAAGAGTGATAGAAGCTTTAAAAAATCTTTCCAATGGTACAGATTTAGAAACTTATATCGATGTGGATGAGGTATTGCGTTATATTGCATCGAATGTATTCTTAGCAAATGATGATAGTTATTTTGGAACAATGCTTCATAATTACTATCTTTATGAAAAGAATGGAAAACTTTCTATGCTTCCTTGGGATTATAACCTAGCTTTTGGAGGATTCCAAAGTAGTGATGCGACTTCATTAGTAAATCGCCCAATCGATACTGTAGTATCTGGTACTACTCTAGAGGCACGTCCTATGATTGGTAAATTGCTAGAGGTAGAGGAATATAAAGAACAGTATCATGCATATTTGGATGAATTAATCTCTGGATATTTTGAGAGTGGACAATTCGAAAAAACAATTACAGAAATAGAGAGTTTAATTTCACCTTATGTTGAAAATGATCCAACTGCTTTTTACACTTATGATGAATTTAAAACTGCAGTTAGTAATTTAAAAGAATTTTGTTTACTTCGAGCAGAAAGTATCAGAGGGCAGCTAGATGGAACAATTCCATCTACGGAAGAAGAACAAGAAAATAATGAGGATGCACTTATAGATGCATCAAGTGTTAGTATCCAAGCCATGGGAACTCAAGGCGGTGGAAACAAAGGCGGTGGAAACCGTGGTGATATGCAAGGATTTCCAGGTGGAGAACAAGGCGATGTGCAAGGTTTTCCTGGTGGACAGCAAGGTGAAATACAAGGAGGTCCAGGCGGACAGCAAGGCAATACGCAAGGATTTCCTGGTGGACAACAAGGTGATATGCAAGGTATTCCTAGTGGAGAACAAGATGATACGCAAGGAGTAGCTGATGGTCTAAAAAGCGATACACAAGGAGTGTCTGGCAATCAGCAGAGTGATACACAAGGAGTAACGGCTGGGCAACAAGGAAATTTGCAAGAGAATCAAGGTGAACAGCAGAGTAATCAACAAAGTAATGAGCAAAATGAAGTTGATGGTCAACAAAATAATTCGCAAC
This window contains:
- a CDS encoding DUF4956 domain-containing protein → MLSFLSQTTTFNDIFKSKFTENITSFSLMDTVIAMVLAFLVGVFIFYVYKKTFNGVMYSTSFGVSLIAMTLITTFVILAVTSNVVLSLGMVGALSIVRFRAAIKEPLDIAFLFWAIATGIVLGAGMIPLAVMGAVLIGLIMMIFVNKKPSDNPYIMVINCENDAAEKLVLDELKDNVKKQVVKSKTVSKQGIELTVEVRLKDMTTEFVNHISAQKGVTNVVLVSYNGDYMG
- a CDS encoding CotH kinase family protein, which encodes MKKEKIVNRIAVLGIVIALIFSLVLVYFPEIFKLEEASINFSYEDELFDKTKIMTVDIQMDEDDWQDMLDNAISEEYYTCDIVVNGVTYKNVGIRPKGNTSLSQVYSDDTTDRYSFKVEFDHYVDNQTCNGLDKLVLNNLMSDATYMKEYISYDIMSYLGVPSSLYAYASISVNGENWGLYLALEGMEESFAERNFGSSYGNLYKPEGSLGMGGNKENFDKADMNFELPNAVDDSTGQAQSETQGNKTDAPSDTSVMTESDNPTGLSTEAGTDIQEKTSDSEKQSETQTEASDSEKESGIQTEASDSEKESGTQGETLDSKNQSENPQTDKENQSTDQFPQGGRFTQNGEFPQNGEFSQKGNGGFGGGMNSSSGGEDLAYVDDEISSYSTIFESSVFDTTDEDYKRVIEALKNLSNGTDLETYIDVDEVLRYIASNVFLANDDSYFGTMLHNYYLYEKNGKLSMLPWDYNLAFGGFQSSDATSLVNRPIDTVVSGTTLEARPMIGKLLEVEEYKEQYHAYLDELISGYFESGQFEKTITEIESLISPYVENDPTAFYTYDEFKTAVSNLKEFCLLRAESIRGQLDGTIPSTEEEQENNEDALIDASSVSIQAMGTQGGGNKGGGNRGDMQGFPGGEQGDVQGFPGGQQGEIQGGPGGQQGNTQGFPGGQQGDMQGIPSGEQDDTQGVADGLKSDTQGVSGNQQSDTQGVTAGQQGNLQENQGEQQSNQQSNEQNEVDGQQNNSQQDQSNQQSDIQGNQSNQQSDTQGNQSNQPGAFGGQQGGMQGKQPGNMQDTKPNNMPGNNSNIEGSGMSNSQDTQQALIVSGGCILVMCICILFAKKFHRRKYHI